From the Rhodococcus sp. NBC_00297 genome, one window contains:
- a CDS encoding AAA family ATPase — translation MRLHALSVTAFGPFGGTVDVDFDDLGADGLFLLHGPTGAGKTSVLDAIAFALYGVLPGSRRESRRLLSDHAAPGVVPRVELDATLGGRRLTIVRQPEFLRPKRRGVGTTKQNAKATLTWHDGRGENLTRIDEIALEVERLLGMRVDQFFQVVLLPQGDFARFLRARNEERGALLEQLFDTDRFRDIETWFQDQRRASAERLAGRSESVDRLAAQVATAAGVDLFTGTDVVEWGTDLLGGARELARGRTEHLRTARAEHAASRETARIAHRRREARERGAAAAARLTVLADGDAERAQQIAELDRARRALPVRDRAVTLDQHRQRAAAAAATMRRRERAAAETEAAVLVGTLSWPPRPADAEVLDAAVHRWSGECAVLDSVAGDESDRRTAVADRERAVGRVRGLETDLRAVRVRLDAVPEERAALDAEHRVAVAARAGLAGLEARHHGAEDAARAHVEWARESERLAAAVTTAERARTRYDDRRTEWLDLRERRLEGMSAELAAGLEDGAPCGVCGATEHPAPASPTAGRVSRDDENRAGQRVGAAEAERTTADAAVQRCRQRVDELATRCADRTAAELAAELDAATTALAEARRAADRLAAIDSALAALDEETAGLRVRTDAITAELGVTRGRTEALETRIAEATARITAAVGTTSTVAERRAALDAAIAAAVAWRDARRDADSADQAVMRLETDLVECAREHGFTEVTEALAAVRDRARCTVLENAVLDAEKQRSAAAAVLAEPDVAEAMVGETVDTAAVDAEEIRLRGLLDEAIASAGDADSRLRMLEDLVAQLWAAADRLGPAHLEHAELEQLAEVVAGKGANARRMSLRSYVLAARLEDVATAASVRFRLMSQGRFEFVHSDDVGPRGTRGGLGLDVRDDYTGVVRSAGTLSGGEAFCASLALALGLADVVAAEAGGITLDTMFIDEGFGSLDSGSLDAVMGVLDELRSGGRTVGIVSHVDEIRDRVPSRLEVIRERHGSTVRVHAGV, via the coding sequence GTGAGACTGCATGCGTTGTCGGTCACCGCGTTCGGGCCGTTCGGCGGCACGGTCGACGTCGACTTCGACGATCTCGGGGCCGACGGCCTCTTCCTCCTGCACGGCCCCACCGGAGCGGGAAAGACGTCCGTTCTCGACGCCATCGCCTTCGCTCTCTACGGCGTTCTCCCCGGCTCGCGCCGAGAGAGTCGACGCCTGTTGTCGGATCACGCTGCACCGGGTGTGGTTCCGCGCGTCGAACTCGACGCGACGTTGGGTGGCCGCCGCCTCACCATCGTCCGGCAGCCGGAGTTTTTGCGCCCCAAGCGGCGCGGGGTGGGAACCACGAAACAGAACGCCAAGGCGACGCTGACGTGGCACGACGGCCGGGGCGAGAACCTGACGCGCATCGACGAGATCGCGCTCGAGGTCGAGCGCCTGCTCGGCATGCGGGTGGACCAGTTCTTCCAGGTCGTCCTGTTGCCGCAGGGGGACTTCGCGCGGTTCCTGCGGGCGCGCAACGAGGAACGGGGTGCGCTGCTGGAGCAGTTGTTCGACACCGATCGGTTCCGCGACATCGAGACGTGGTTCCAGGATCAGCGTCGCGCCAGCGCGGAGCGTCTCGCCGGGCGATCGGAGTCCGTCGACAGACTGGCTGCCCAGGTGGCCACCGCCGCCGGCGTGGACCTCTTCACGGGCACCGACGTGGTGGAGTGGGGGACCGATCTTCTGGGCGGTGCCCGAGAGCTGGCCCGTGGGCGCACAGAGCATCTGCGGACAGCGCGCGCCGAACACGCCGCGTCCCGTGAGACCGCTCGGATCGCGCACCGCCGCCGGGAGGCACGCGAGCGGGGGGCCGCGGCAGCAGCGCGACTCACGGTGCTGGCGGACGGCGACGCCGAGCGCGCGCAGCAGATCGCTGAGCTGGACCGTGCGCGTCGGGCGCTGCCGGTGCGCGATCGCGCCGTCACCCTCGACCAGCACCGTCAGCGCGCGGCCGCGGCCGCCGCGACGATGCGGCGCCGGGAGCGGGCAGCTGCCGAGACCGAGGCCGCCGTGCTCGTCGGGACGTTGTCGTGGCCGCCCCGTCCTGCCGATGCGGAGGTGCTCGATGCCGCGGTGCACCGGTGGAGCGGCGAGTGCGCGGTGCTGGACAGTGTCGCCGGCGACGAGTCCGATCGAAGGACGGCGGTGGCCGATCGGGAACGCGCCGTCGGCCGGGTGCGCGGTCTGGAGACGGACCTGCGGGCGGTACGGGTACGTCTCGACGCGGTGCCCGAGGAGCGCGCGGCGCTGGACGCCGAGCATCGAGTAGCCGTCGCGGCTCGTGCGGGTCTCGCCGGCCTGGAGGCGCGGCATCACGGCGCCGAGGACGCGGCACGCGCACACGTCGAGTGGGCCCGCGAGTCCGAGCGCCTTGCTGCGGCCGTCACGACGGCCGAGCGTGCCCGGACCCGCTACGACGATCGGCGCACCGAATGGTTGGACCTGCGGGAACGCCGTCTCGAGGGGATGTCCGCGGAGCTCGCGGCGGGACTCGAGGACGGCGCCCCCTGCGGAGTCTGCGGCGCGACGGAACATCCGGCGCCCGCATCTCCGACCGCGGGGCGGGTGTCCCGGGACGACGAGAACCGCGCGGGACAGCGGGTCGGTGCAGCCGAGGCGGAACGCACCACGGCGGACGCCGCGGTGCAGCGCTGCCGACAGCGTGTGGACGAGCTCGCGACCCGGTGCGCGGATCGCACCGCAGCGGAACTCGCGGCCGAACTGGACGCGGCCACGACGGCACTGGCAGAGGCGCGGCGTGCCGCGGATCGTCTCGCGGCGATCGACTCCGCGTTGGCGGCGCTGGACGAGGAGACCGCCGGTCTGCGGGTGCGGACCGACGCGATCACGGCCGAACTGGGCGTCACTCGCGGGCGGACGGAGGCGCTGGAGACTCGGATCGCGGAGGCCACCGCGCGCATCACGGCCGCCGTGGGGACGACGTCCACCGTTGCGGAACGGCGTGCCGCACTCGACGCGGCCATCGCAGCCGCGGTGGCGTGGCGCGACGCTCGCCGCGACGCCGACTCGGCCGATCAGGCGGTGATGCGGCTCGAGACCGACCTGGTGGAGTGCGCGCGCGAGCACGGATTCACCGAGGTCACGGAAGCCCTGGCGGCGGTCCGTGACAGGGCCCGGTGCACGGTGCTGGAGAACGCCGTTCTCGACGCCGAGAAGCAGCGCTCCGCGGCTGCGGCCGTGCTCGCGGAGCCGGACGTGGCGGAGGCGATGGTGGGGGAGACGGTCGACACCGCTGCCGTCGATGCGGAGGAGATCCGACTGCGGGGGTTGCTGGACGAGGCCATCGCCTCGGCCGGAGACGCCGACAGTCGGCTACGCATGCTCGAGGACCTCGTCGCCCAACTGTGGGCCGCTGCGGACCGTCTGGGACCTGCCCACCTCGAGCACGCGGAACTCGAGCAGCTGGCGGAGGTGGTGGCCGGCAAGGGCGCCAACGCGCGTCGGATGTCGCTGCGGTCCTACGTGCTGGCCGCGAGGCTCGAGGACGTCGCCACTGCGGCATCCGTGCGCTTCCGGTTGATGTCGCAGGGCCGGTTCGAGTTCGTGCACTCCGACGACGTTGGCCCCCGAGGCACCCGCGGCGGGCTGGGTCTCGACGTACGCGACGACTACACCGGAGTGGTCCGGTCGGCGGGCACCCTGTCAGGCGGCGAGGCATTCTGCGCGTCGCTCGCGCTCGCGTTGGGTCTCGCCGACGTCGTCGCGGCCGAGGCGGGCGGCATCACCCTGGACACGATGTTCATCGACGAGGGGTTCGGAAGCCTCGACTCGGGATCACTGGACGCCGTCATGGGAGTCCTCGACGAACTCCGGTCCGGTGGGCGCACGGTGGGCATCGTCAGTCACGTCGACGAGATCCGTGACCGGGTCCCCTCACGCCTCGAGGTGATCCGCGAACGTCACGGATCCACGGTACGAGTGCACGCGGGAGTGTGA